A DNA window from Siniperca chuatsi isolate FFG_IHB_CAS linkage group LG6, ASM2008510v1, whole genome shotgun sequence contains the following coding sequences:
- the slain2 gene encoding SLAIN motif-containing protein 2 isoform X2 — MEDINSNINADLEVRKLQDLVKKLEQQNEQLRSRSTMLSSSGAMSGNHRPLSEGYDSSSLSAGMAAGLAGFPGVGFVGTGGYGGLLENNRCLSPRLSYDGISFRRAYEYEGASGAASVSSMNSLYSDTTGAFTDEGETSILDEVEILDLEDMDCLHEDEDSWLYEAKLNSPLQKTLSPIVWCRKALDNPSPEMESAKRSLIHRLDLTLSVLFCDSTANKRRSLYGSPYNQQAYGSPYSTNAANSPYSSGFNSPSSTPSRVPIVRQQLMPGNAVHQRNAAAERNPPAVSPQSSVDSELSTSEMDEDSVGSSTTYKLNDVTDVQILARMQEESLRQDYAATASRRSSGSSCHSLRRSTFSDQELDAHSLEDEEEALHPAFHLPSNRFSPSPRHSPRASPRNSPRSRSPARSIDYSRGSPQPVISRLQQPRHSLQGHGHDLQTNVVKNEEKLRRSLPNLTRSSAAAAQGPEPVKNSRSCESNLQVPNGGSPRHQNQSATAQLPRYSTPSRSSPKPKQHLQSPTALRVPLSCCFGEESDFIPSPSKLRTPATPSPLALRQPVKATSNPSSATSTPTRSLAPPRSGLPRPSASSGGGIPLPRSKLAQPVRSFVLIFFSDLFLLLGPTAAQVTTGGKVVTEMGQQGALQSNYQHKEADITTMALYLPRYLLQ, encoded by the exons ATGGAGGATATCAACTCAAATATCAACGCGGACTTGGAGGTGCGGAAGCTCCAGGACTTGGTTAAGAAACTCGAACAGCAAAATGAACAGCTTCGGAGTCGGTCTACGATGTTGTCCTCGTCCGGAGCGATGTCAGGGAACCACAGACCCCTCAGCGAAGGATACGACTCGTCGTCCCTGTCAGCGGGGATGGCAGCCGGTCTGGCCGGCTTCCCTGGGGTGGGGTTCGTCGGAACGGGCGGCTACGGTGGGCTGTTGGAGAATAACCGCTGTTTGAGCCCCAGACTGTCTTATGACGGAATCAGTTTCAGGAGGGCGTATGAATATGAGGGGGCATCGGGTGCCGCCTCTGTGTCGAGTATGAACTCACTTTATTCAGACACCACTGGGGCTTTTACAGATGAAGGAGAAACATCAATCCTAGACGAAGTGGAAATCTTAGATCTCGAAGACATGGATTGTCTACACGAAGACGAGGACAGCTG GTTATATGAGGCGAAACTGAACAGTCCCCTGCAGAAAACCTTGAGTCCTATTGTGTGGTGCCGCAAAGCTCTTGACAACCCCAGTCCTGAGATGGAATCAGCCAAGCGCTCCCTCATTCACAGACTGGACCTCACCCTGTCAG TTCTGTTCTGTGATTCTACAGCCAACAAGCGCAGGAGCCTGTATGGAAGCCCCTACAACCAGCAGGCTTATGGAAGTCCGTATAGCACAAACGCAGCCAACAGTCCTTACAGCAGTGGCTTCAACTCCCCCTCCTCAACCCCCAGCAGAGTGCCCATTGTCAGACAGCAACTAATGCCTGGGAATGCAG TTCACCAGCGAAacgcagcagcagagaggaatcCTCCAGCAGTGAGCCCACAGTCATCAGTGGACAGCGAGCTGAGCACCTCAGAGATGGATGAGGACTCAGTGGGCTCCTCAACTACCTACAAACtcaatgatgtcactgatgtcCAGATACTGGCACGCATGCAGGAAGAGA GTTTGAGACAAGATTATGCTGCAACAGCATCCAGGCGGAGCTCAGGTTCGTCCTGCCACTCATTGCGGCGCAGCACCTTCAGCGACCAGGAGTTAGATGCACACAGTCTGGAGGACGAAGAGGAGGCGCTGCACCCGGCCTTCCACCTGCCCTCCAACCGCTTCAGCCCCTCCCCTCGGCACTCTCCCCGCGCCTCCCCCAGGAATTCGCCCCGCTCTCGCTCCCCTGCCCGCTCTATTGACTACAGCCGCGGCTCGCCTCAGCCCGTCATCAGCCGCCTGCAACAGCCTCGCCACTCGCTGCAGGGCCACGGGCACGACCTGCAGACCAACGTGGTGAAGAACGAAG aaaAGCTGCGTCGTAGTCTTCCCAACCTCACACGCTCTTCGGCGGCGGCGGCCCAGGGCCCAGAGCCCGTCAAGAACAGCCGCAGCTGCGAGTCCAACCTGCAAGTGCCAAATGGTGGCTCTCCTCGACATCAGAACCAGTCTGCTA cagctcagctcCCGAGATACTCGACCCCTTCTCGCTCCTCCCCGAAACCCAAACAGCACCTCCAAAGTCCAACTGCGCTGCGAG TCCCACTCTCCTGTTGCTTTGGAGAAGAAAGTGATTTCA TCCCCTCTCCCAGTAAGCTGCGAACTCCAGCCACCCCGTCCCCACTGGCCTTGAGGCAGCCGGTAAAGGCCACATCCAACCCCAGTTCTGCCACCTCCACGCCCACCCGCTCCCTGGCTCCTCCACGCAGCGGTCTGCCCCGCCCCAGTGCTTCTTCAGGAGGGGGGATCCCTCTGCCTCGCAGCAAACTGGCTCAACCTGTGCGCAG TTTTGTCCTCATCTTCTTCTCAGATCTCTTCCTGCTCCTCGGACCTACAGCGGCGCAGGTGACAACTGGAGGGAAGGTTGTTACTGAAATGGGTCAGCAGGGGGCTCTCCAATCAAACTATCAACACAAGGAGGCAGACATTACAACAATGGCACTTTATCTACCTAGATACCTTTTacagtga
- the slain2 gene encoding SLAIN motif-containing protein 2 isoform X5: MEDINSNINADLEVRKLQDLVKKLEQQNEQLRSRSTMLSSSGAMSGNHRPLSEGYDSSSLSAGMAAGLAGFPGVGFVGTGGYGGLLENNRCLSPRLSYDGISFRRAYEYEGASGAASVSSMNSLYSDTTGAFTDEGETSILDEVEILDLEDMDCLHEDEDSWLYEAKLNSPLQKTLSPIVWCRKALDNPSPEMESAKRSLIHRLDLTLSVLFCDSTANKRRSLYGSPYNQQAYGSPYSTNAANSPYSSGFNSPSSTPSRVPIVRQQLMPGNAVHQRNAAAERNPPAVSPQSSVDSELSTSEMDEDSVGSSTTYKLNDVTDVQILARMQEESLRQDYAATASRRSSGSSCHSLRRSTFSDQELDAHSLEDEEEALHPAFHLPSNRFSPSPRHSPRASPRNSPRSRSPARSIDYSRGSPQPVISRLQQPRHSLQGHGHDLQTNVVKNEEKLRRSLPNLTRSSAAAAQGPEPVKNSRSCESNLQVPNGGSPRHQNQSATAQLPRYSTPSRSSPKPKQHLQSPTALRVPSPSKLRTPATPSPLALRQPVKATSNPSSATSTPTRSLAPPRSGLPRPSASSGGGIPLPRSKLAQPVRSFVLIFFSDLFLLLGPTAAQVTTGGKVVTEMGQQGALQSNYQHKEADITTMALYLPRYLLQ, translated from the exons ATGGAGGATATCAACTCAAATATCAACGCGGACTTGGAGGTGCGGAAGCTCCAGGACTTGGTTAAGAAACTCGAACAGCAAAATGAACAGCTTCGGAGTCGGTCTACGATGTTGTCCTCGTCCGGAGCGATGTCAGGGAACCACAGACCCCTCAGCGAAGGATACGACTCGTCGTCCCTGTCAGCGGGGATGGCAGCCGGTCTGGCCGGCTTCCCTGGGGTGGGGTTCGTCGGAACGGGCGGCTACGGTGGGCTGTTGGAGAATAACCGCTGTTTGAGCCCCAGACTGTCTTATGACGGAATCAGTTTCAGGAGGGCGTATGAATATGAGGGGGCATCGGGTGCCGCCTCTGTGTCGAGTATGAACTCACTTTATTCAGACACCACTGGGGCTTTTACAGATGAAGGAGAAACATCAATCCTAGACGAAGTGGAAATCTTAGATCTCGAAGACATGGATTGTCTACACGAAGACGAGGACAGCTG GTTATATGAGGCGAAACTGAACAGTCCCCTGCAGAAAACCTTGAGTCCTATTGTGTGGTGCCGCAAAGCTCTTGACAACCCCAGTCCTGAGATGGAATCAGCCAAGCGCTCCCTCATTCACAGACTGGACCTCACCCTGTCAG TTCTGTTCTGTGATTCTACAGCCAACAAGCGCAGGAGCCTGTATGGAAGCCCCTACAACCAGCAGGCTTATGGAAGTCCGTATAGCACAAACGCAGCCAACAGTCCTTACAGCAGTGGCTTCAACTCCCCCTCCTCAACCCCCAGCAGAGTGCCCATTGTCAGACAGCAACTAATGCCTGGGAATGCAG TTCACCAGCGAAacgcagcagcagagaggaatcCTCCAGCAGTGAGCCCACAGTCATCAGTGGACAGCGAGCTGAGCACCTCAGAGATGGATGAGGACTCAGTGGGCTCCTCAACTACCTACAAACtcaatgatgtcactgatgtcCAGATACTGGCACGCATGCAGGAAGAGA GTTTGAGACAAGATTATGCTGCAACAGCATCCAGGCGGAGCTCAGGTTCGTCCTGCCACTCATTGCGGCGCAGCACCTTCAGCGACCAGGAGTTAGATGCACACAGTCTGGAGGACGAAGAGGAGGCGCTGCACCCGGCCTTCCACCTGCCCTCCAACCGCTTCAGCCCCTCCCCTCGGCACTCTCCCCGCGCCTCCCCCAGGAATTCGCCCCGCTCTCGCTCCCCTGCCCGCTCTATTGACTACAGCCGCGGCTCGCCTCAGCCCGTCATCAGCCGCCTGCAACAGCCTCGCCACTCGCTGCAGGGCCACGGGCACGACCTGCAGACCAACGTGGTGAAGAACGAAG aaaAGCTGCGTCGTAGTCTTCCCAACCTCACACGCTCTTCGGCGGCGGCGGCCCAGGGCCCAGAGCCCGTCAAGAACAGCCGCAGCTGCGAGTCCAACCTGCAAGTGCCAAATGGTGGCTCTCCTCGACATCAGAACCAGTCTGCTA cagctcagctcCCGAGATACTCGACCCCTTCTCGCTCCTCCCCGAAACCCAAACAGCACCTCCAAAGTCCAACTGCGCTGCGAG TCCCCTCTCCCAGTAAGCTGCGAACTCCAGCCACCCCGTCCCCACTGGCCTTGAGGCAGCCGGTAAAGGCCACATCCAACCCCAGTTCTGCCACCTCCACGCCCACCCGCTCCCTGGCTCCTCCACGCAGCGGTCTGCCCCGCCCCAGTGCTTCTTCAGGAGGGGGGATCCCTCTGCCTCGCAGCAAACTGGCTCAACCTGTGCGCAG TTTTGTCCTCATCTTCTTCTCAGATCTCTTCCTGCTCCTCGGACCTACAGCGGCGCAGGTGACAACTGGAGGGAAGGTTGTTACTGAAATGGGTCAGCAGGGGGCTCTCCAATCAAACTATCAACACAAGGAGGCAGACATTACAACAATGGCACTTTATCTACCTAGATACCTTTTacagtga
- the slain2 gene encoding SLAIN motif-containing protein 2 isoform X6, with protein MEDINSNINADLEVRKLQDLVKKLEQQNEQLRSRSTMLSSSGAMSGNHRPLSEGYDSSSLSAGMAAGLAGFPGVGFVGTGGYGGLLENNRCLSPRLSYDGISFRRAYEYEGASGAASVSSMNSLYSDTTGAFTDEGETSILDEVEILDLEDMDCLHEDEDSWLYEAKLNSPLQKTLSPIVWCRKALDNPSPEMESAKRSLIHRLDLTLSVLFCDSTANKRRSLYGSPYNQQAYGSPYSTNAANSPYSSGFNSPSSTPSRVPIVRQQLMPGNAVHQRNAAAERNPPAVSPQSSVDSELSTSEMDEDSVGSSTTYKLNDVTDVQILARMQEESLRQDYAATASRRSSGSSCHSLRRSTFSDQELDAHSLEDEEEALHPAFHLPSNRFSPSPRHSPRASPRNSPRSRSPARSIDYSRGSPQPVISRLQQPRHSLQGHGHDLQTNVVKNEEKLRRSLPNLTRSSAAAAQGPEPVKNSRSCESNLQVPNGGSPRHQNQSAIPLSCCFGEESDFIPSPSKLRTPATPSPLALRQPVKATSNPSSATSTPTRSLAPPRSGLPRPSASSGGGIPLPRSKLAQPVRSFVLIFFSDLFLLLGPTAAQVTTGGKVVTEMGQQGALQSNYQHKEADITTMALYLPRYLLQ; from the exons ATGGAGGATATCAACTCAAATATCAACGCGGACTTGGAGGTGCGGAAGCTCCAGGACTTGGTTAAGAAACTCGAACAGCAAAATGAACAGCTTCGGAGTCGGTCTACGATGTTGTCCTCGTCCGGAGCGATGTCAGGGAACCACAGACCCCTCAGCGAAGGATACGACTCGTCGTCCCTGTCAGCGGGGATGGCAGCCGGTCTGGCCGGCTTCCCTGGGGTGGGGTTCGTCGGAACGGGCGGCTACGGTGGGCTGTTGGAGAATAACCGCTGTTTGAGCCCCAGACTGTCTTATGACGGAATCAGTTTCAGGAGGGCGTATGAATATGAGGGGGCATCGGGTGCCGCCTCTGTGTCGAGTATGAACTCACTTTATTCAGACACCACTGGGGCTTTTACAGATGAAGGAGAAACATCAATCCTAGACGAAGTGGAAATCTTAGATCTCGAAGACATGGATTGTCTACACGAAGACGAGGACAGCTG GTTATATGAGGCGAAACTGAACAGTCCCCTGCAGAAAACCTTGAGTCCTATTGTGTGGTGCCGCAAAGCTCTTGACAACCCCAGTCCTGAGATGGAATCAGCCAAGCGCTCCCTCATTCACAGACTGGACCTCACCCTGTCAG TTCTGTTCTGTGATTCTACAGCCAACAAGCGCAGGAGCCTGTATGGAAGCCCCTACAACCAGCAGGCTTATGGAAGTCCGTATAGCACAAACGCAGCCAACAGTCCTTACAGCAGTGGCTTCAACTCCCCCTCCTCAACCCCCAGCAGAGTGCCCATTGTCAGACAGCAACTAATGCCTGGGAATGCAG TTCACCAGCGAAacgcagcagcagagaggaatcCTCCAGCAGTGAGCCCACAGTCATCAGTGGACAGCGAGCTGAGCACCTCAGAGATGGATGAGGACTCAGTGGGCTCCTCAACTACCTACAAACtcaatgatgtcactgatgtcCAGATACTGGCACGCATGCAGGAAGAGA GTTTGAGACAAGATTATGCTGCAACAGCATCCAGGCGGAGCTCAGGTTCGTCCTGCCACTCATTGCGGCGCAGCACCTTCAGCGACCAGGAGTTAGATGCACACAGTCTGGAGGACGAAGAGGAGGCGCTGCACCCGGCCTTCCACCTGCCCTCCAACCGCTTCAGCCCCTCCCCTCGGCACTCTCCCCGCGCCTCCCCCAGGAATTCGCCCCGCTCTCGCTCCCCTGCCCGCTCTATTGACTACAGCCGCGGCTCGCCTCAGCCCGTCATCAGCCGCCTGCAACAGCCTCGCCACTCGCTGCAGGGCCACGGGCACGACCTGCAGACCAACGTGGTGAAGAACGAAG aaaAGCTGCGTCGTAGTCTTCCCAACCTCACACGCTCTTCGGCGGCGGCGGCCCAGGGCCCAGAGCCCGTCAAGAACAGCCGCAGCTGCGAGTCCAACCTGCAAGTGCCAAATGGTGGCTCTCCTCGACATCAGAACCAGTCTGCTA TCCCACTCTCCTGTTGCTTTGGAGAAGAAAGTGATTTCA TCCCCTCTCCCAGTAAGCTGCGAACTCCAGCCACCCCGTCCCCACTGGCCTTGAGGCAGCCGGTAAAGGCCACATCCAACCCCAGTTCTGCCACCTCCACGCCCACCCGCTCCCTGGCTCCTCCACGCAGCGGTCTGCCCCGCCCCAGTGCTTCTTCAGGAGGGGGGATCCCTCTGCCTCGCAGCAAACTGGCTCAACCTGTGCGCAG TTTTGTCCTCATCTTCTTCTCAGATCTCTTCCTGCTCCTCGGACCTACAGCGGCGCAGGTGACAACTGGAGGGAAGGTTGTTACTGAAATGGGTCAGCAGGGGGCTCTCCAATCAAACTATCAACACAAGGAGGCAGACATTACAACAATGGCACTTTATCTACCTAGATACCTTTTacagtga
- the slain2 gene encoding SLAIN motif-containing protein 2 isoform X4: protein MEDINSNINADLEVRKLQDLVKKLEQQNEQLRSRSTMLSSSGAMSGNHRPLSEGYDSSSLSAGMAAGLAGFPGVGFVGTGGYGGLLENNRCLSPRLSYDGISFRRAYEYEGASGAASVSSMNSLYSDTTGAFTDEGETSILDEVEILDLEDMDCLHEDEDSWLYEAKLNSPLQKTLSPIVWCRKALDNPSPEMESAKRSLIHRLDLTLSVLFCDSTANKRRSLYGSPYNQQAYGSPYSTNAANSPYSSGFNSPSSTPSRVPIVRQQLMPGNAVHQRNAAAERNPPAVSPQSSVDSELSTSEMDEDSVGSSTTYKLNDVTDVQILARMQEESLRQDYAATASRRSSGSSCHSLRRSTFSDQELDAHSLEDEEEALHPAFHLPSNRFSPSPRHSPRASPRNSPRSRSPARSIDYSRGSPQPVISRLQQPRHSLQGHGHDLQTNVVKNEEKLRRSLPNLTRSSAAAAQGPEPVKNSRSCESNLQVPNGGSPRHQNQSATAAQLPRYSTPSRSSPKPKQHLQSPTALRVPSPSKLRTPATPSPLALRQPVKATSNPSSATSTPTRSLAPPRSGLPRPSASSGGGIPLPRSKLAQPVRSFVLIFFSDLFLLLGPTAAQVTTGGKVVTEMGQQGALQSNYQHKEADITTMALYLPRYLLQ, encoded by the exons ATGGAGGATATCAACTCAAATATCAACGCGGACTTGGAGGTGCGGAAGCTCCAGGACTTGGTTAAGAAACTCGAACAGCAAAATGAACAGCTTCGGAGTCGGTCTACGATGTTGTCCTCGTCCGGAGCGATGTCAGGGAACCACAGACCCCTCAGCGAAGGATACGACTCGTCGTCCCTGTCAGCGGGGATGGCAGCCGGTCTGGCCGGCTTCCCTGGGGTGGGGTTCGTCGGAACGGGCGGCTACGGTGGGCTGTTGGAGAATAACCGCTGTTTGAGCCCCAGACTGTCTTATGACGGAATCAGTTTCAGGAGGGCGTATGAATATGAGGGGGCATCGGGTGCCGCCTCTGTGTCGAGTATGAACTCACTTTATTCAGACACCACTGGGGCTTTTACAGATGAAGGAGAAACATCAATCCTAGACGAAGTGGAAATCTTAGATCTCGAAGACATGGATTGTCTACACGAAGACGAGGACAGCTG GTTATATGAGGCGAAACTGAACAGTCCCCTGCAGAAAACCTTGAGTCCTATTGTGTGGTGCCGCAAAGCTCTTGACAACCCCAGTCCTGAGATGGAATCAGCCAAGCGCTCCCTCATTCACAGACTGGACCTCACCCTGTCAG TTCTGTTCTGTGATTCTACAGCCAACAAGCGCAGGAGCCTGTATGGAAGCCCCTACAACCAGCAGGCTTATGGAAGTCCGTATAGCACAAACGCAGCCAACAGTCCTTACAGCAGTGGCTTCAACTCCCCCTCCTCAACCCCCAGCAGAGTGCCCATTGTCAGACAGCAACTAATGCCTGGGAATGCAG TTCACCAGCGAAacgcagcagcagagaggaatcCTCCAGCAGTGAGCCCACAGTCATCAGTGGACAGCGAGCTGAGCACCTCAGAGATGGATGAGGACTCAGTGGGCTCCTCAACTACCTACAAACtcaatgatgtcactgatgtcCAGATACTGGCACGCATGCAGGAAGAGA GTTTGAGACAAGATTATGCTGCAACAGCATCCAGGCGGAGCTCAGGTTCGTCCTGCCACTCATTGCGGCGCAGCACCTTCAGCGACCAGGAGTTAGATGCACACAGTCTGGAGGACGAAGAGGAGGCGCTGCACCCGGCCTTCCACCTGCCCTCCAACCGCTTCAGCCCCTCCCCTCGGCACTCTCCCCGCGCCTCCCCCAGGAATTCGCCCCGCTCTCGCTCCCCTGCCCGCTCTATTGACTACAGCCGCGGCTCGCCTCAGCCCGTCATCAGCCGCCTGCAACAGCCTCGCCACTCGCTGCAGGGCCACGGGCACGACCTGCAGACCAACGTGGTGAAGAACGAAG aaaAGCTGCGTCGTAGTCTTCCCAACCTCACACGCTCTTCGGCGGCGGCGGCCCAGGGCCCAGAGCCCGTCAAGAACAGCCGCAGCTGCGAGTCCAACCTGCAAGTGCCAAATGGTGGCTCTCCTCGACATCAGAACCAGTCTGCTA cagcagctcagctcCCGAGATACTCGACCCCTTCTCGCTCCTCCCCGAAACCCAAACAGCACCTCCAAAGTCCAACTGCGCTGCGAG TCCCCTCTCCCAGTAAGCTGCGAACTCCAGCCACCCCGTCCCCACTGGCCTTGAGGCAGCCGGTAAAGGCCACATCCAACCCCAGTTCTGCCACCTCCACGCCCACCCGCTCCCTGGCTCCTCCACGCAGCGGTCTGCCCCGCCCCAGTGCTTCTTCAGGAGGGGGGATCCCTCTGCCTCGCAGCAAACTGGCTCAACCTGTGCGCAG TTTTGTCCTCATCTTCTTCTCAGATCTCTTCCTGCTCCTCGGACCTACAGCGGCGCAGGTGACAACTGGAGGGAAGGTTGTTACTGAAATGGGTCAGCAGGGGGCTCTCCAATCAAACTATCAACACAAGGAGGCAGACATTACAACAATGGCACTTTATCTACCTAGATACCTTTTacagtga
- the slain2 gene encoding SLAIN motif-containing protein 2 isoform X8 yields the protein MEDINSNINADLEVRKLQDLVKKLEQQNEQLRSRSTMLSSSGAMSGNHRPLSEGYDSSSLSAGMAAGLAGFPGVGFVGTGGYGGLLENNRCLSPRLSYDGISFRRAYEYEGASGAASVSSMNSLYSDTTGAFTDEGETSILDEVEILDLEDMDCLHEDEDSWLYEAKLNSPLQKTLSPIVWCRKALDNPSPEMESAKRSLIHRLDLTLSVLFCDSTANKRRSLYGSPYNQQAYGSPYSTNAANSPYSSGFNSPSSTPSRVPIVRQQLMPGNAVHQRNAAAERNPPAVSPQSSVDSELSTSEMDEDSVGSSTTYKLNDVTDVQILARMQEESLRQDYAATASRRSSGSSCHSLRRSTFSDQELDAHSLEDEEEALHPAFHLPSNRFSPSPRHSPRASPRNSPRSRSPARSIDYSRGSPQPVISRLQQPRHSLQGHGHDLQTNVVKNEEKLRRSLPNLTRSSAAAAQGPEPVKNSRSCESNLQVPNGGSPRHQNQSAIPSPSKLRTPATPSPLALRQPVKATSNPSSATSTPTRSLAPPRSGLPRPSASSGGGIPLPRSKLAQPVRSFVLIFFSDLFLLLGPTAAQVTTGGKVVTEMGQQGALQSNYQHKEADITTMALYLPRYLLQ from the exons ATGGAGGATATCAACTCAAATATCAACGCGGACTTGGAGGTGCGGAAGCTCCAGGACTTGGTTAAGAAACTCGAACAGCAAAATGAACAGCTTCGGAGTCGGTCTACGATGTTGTCCTCGTCCGGAGCGATGTCAGGGAACCACAGACCCCTCAGCGAAGGATACGACTCGTCGTCCCTGTCAGCGGGGATGGCAGCCGGTCTGGCCGGCTTCCCTGGGGTGGGGTTCGTCGGAACGGGCGGCTACGGTGGGCTGTTGGAGAATAACCGCTGTTTGAGCCCCAGACTGTCTTATGACGGAATCAGTTTCAGGAGGGCGTATGAATATGAGGGGGCATCGGGTGCCGCCTCTGTGTCGAGTATGAACTCACTTTATTCAGACACCACTGGGGCTTTTACAGATGAAGGAGAAACATCAATCCTAGACGAAGTGGAAATCTTAGATCTCGAAGACATGGATTGTCTACACGAAGACGAGGACAGCTG GTTATATGAGGCGAAACTGAACAGTCCCCTGCAGAAAACCTTGAGTCCTATTGTGTGGTGCCGCAAAGCTCTTGACAACCCCAGTCCTGAGATGGAATCAGCCAAGCGCTCCCTCATTCACAGACTGGACCTCACCCTGTCAG TTCTGTTCTGTGATTCTACAGCCAACAAGCGCAGGAGCCTGTATGGAAGCCCCTACAACCAGCAGGCTTATGGAAGTCCGTATAGCACAAACGCAGCCAACAGTCCTTACAGCAGTGGCTTCAACTCCCCCTCCTCAACCCCCAGCAGAGTGCCCATTGTCAGACAGCAACTAATGCCTGGGAATGCAG TTCACCAGCGAAacgcagcagcagagaggaatcCTCCAGCAGTGAGCCCACAGTCATCAGTGGACAGCGAGCTGAGCACCTCAGAGATGGATGAGGACTCAGTGGGCTCCTCAACTACCTACAAACtcaatgatgtcactgatgtcCAGATACTGGCACGCATGCAGGAAGAGA GTTTGAGACAAGATTATGCTGCAACAGCATCCAGGCGGAGCTCAGGTTCGTCCTGCCACTCATTGCGGCGCAGCACCTTCAGCGACCAGGAGTTAGATGCACACAGTCTGGAGGACGAAGAGGAGGCGCTGCACCCGGCCTTCCACCTGCCCTCCAACCGCTTCAGCCCCTCCCCTCGGCACTCTCCCCGCGCCTCCCCCAGGAATTCGCCCCGCTCTCGCTCCCCTGCCCGCTCTATTGACTACAGCCGCGGCTCGCCTCAGCCCGTCATCAGCCGCCTGCAACAGCCTCGCCACTCGCTGCAGGGCCACGGGCACGACCTGCAGACCAACGTGGTGAAGAACGAAG aaaAGCTGCGTCGTAGTCTTCCCAACCTCACACGCTCTTCGGCGGCGGCGGCCCAGGGCCCAGAGCCCGTCAAGAACAGCCGCAGCTGCGAGTCCAACCTGCAAGTGCCAAATGGTGGCTCTCCTCGACATCAGAACCAGTCTGCTA TCCCCTCTCCCAGTAAGCTGCGAACTCCAGCCACCCCGTCCCCACTGGCCTTGAGGCAGCCGGTAAAGGCCACATCCAACCCCAGTTCTGCCACCTCCACGCCCACCCGCTCCCTGGCTCCTCCACGCAGCGGTCTGCCCCGCCCCAGTGCTTCTTCAGGAGGGGGGATCCCTCTGCCTCGCAGCAAACTGGCTCAACCTGTGCGCAG TTTTGTCCTCATCTTCTTCTCAGATCTCTTCCTGCTCCTCGGACCTACAGCGGCGCAGGTGACAACTGGAGGGAAGGTTGTTACTGAAATGGGTCAGCAGGGGGCTCTCCAATCAAACTATCAACACAAGGAGGCAGACATTACAACAATGGCACTTTATCTACCTAGATACCTTTTacagtga